From one Brachypodium distachyon strain Bd21 chromosome 4, Brachypodium_distachyon_v3.0, whole genome shotgun sequence genomic stretch:
- the LOC100845945 gene encoding uncharacterized protein LOC100845945 yields MAMATQTGFAASKVLILVGAGLTGSIVLRNGRLSDVLAELQELMKGVNLGEGSSPYDIALIQAQIRNLAQEVRDLTLSRPITILSGKSDSGGSFSSYILPAAAVGALGYGYMWIKGWSLSDVMFVTKRNMASAVESMSKQLEQVSSALAATKKHLTQRLQNLDGKMDEQVEISKHIRNEVNDVKTDLSQIGFDVEAIQQMVAGLEEKIYLLDNKQDAANAGIWYLCKMAGGIKEGINAKFFQEADEKLKLLDQAQTEKKSVKGLELFLESNEELKAIDSKPNTVTQNDSKKTMTTFDVPVKSAAVHRSNRFSFRKEGLAL; encoded by the exons ATGGCGATGGCGACGCAGACGGGGTTCGCCGCCTCAAAGGTCCTTATCCTCGTCGGCGCAG GTCTGACGGGGTCGATCGTCCTGCGGAATGGCCGCTTGTCGGATGTGCTGGCGGAGCTCCAG gagCTCATGAAAGGCGTGAATCTAGGAGAAGGTTCGAGTCCTTATGACATTGCCCTTATCCAAGCACAG ATTCGGAATTTAGCCCAAGAAGTCAGAGATTTAACTTTATCAAGGCCCATTACCATATTGAGTGGAAAATCTGACTCAGGAG GCAGTTTTTCATCCTACATACTGCCAGCAGCTGCTGTTGGAGCATTAGGGTATGGCTATATGTGGATCAAG GGATGGTCCTTGTCAGACGTTATGTTTGTCACGAAACGCAACATGGCCAGTGCTGTCGAGAGCATGTCGAAGCAATTGGAGCAAGTTTCATCAGCACTAGCA gcaacaaaaaaacatctaaCTCAGCGGCTTCAGAATTTGGATGGGAAAATGGATGAACAAGTCGAGATCTCCAAACATATTCGAAATGAG GTCAACGATGTTAAAACTGACCTGTCTCAAATTGGCTTTGACGTTGAAGCAATTCAACAGATGGTAGCCGGATTG GAAGAGAAGATATATTTACTTGACAATAAACAG GACGCGGCTAATGCTGGTATATGGTACCTCTGCAAAATGGCAGGAGGCATAAAAGAGGGAATAAATGCGAAGTTTTTTCAG GAAGCGGATGAAAAACTCAAGCTTCTAGACCAGGCTCAAACTGAAAAGAAGTCGGTGAAG GGACTCGAGTTATTTCTAGAGAGCAACGAGGAACTAAAGGCAATTGACTCGAAGCCAAATACAGTCACACAGAACGACTCCAAGAAAACCATGACAACGTTTGATGTGCCCGTAAAGAGCGCCGCGGTGCACAGGTCAAACAGATTTTCATTCCGGAAGGAAGGCCTCGCACTGTGA
- the LOC100846248 gene encoding probable disease resistance RPP8-like protein 2 isoform X1: MAEHVVAAVLQRAGAAVIQEAASLRQVPAKVETLKSELRRMQCFLRDTDARMERGEMANHLVSEVRDVAYSIEIIIDMANILARENNIKRSFMGAMSKGAHYPFHCMHLYNIVKRIDRVTARVHAIFQEFTKYSIAGISLNEMRYSMEENASLRAKRLILPDFEDELDVIGFHTEINQIKDDLLDSENKDLTVISLVGPGGAGKSTVARKVYNLVAKKHFHSCVWICISQQFTVYGALKDIVKGTMGTQNSEELGKMSEAEIIKKIHNFLKDKTYLVVLDDVWRMEDWDMIQAAFPDVKNGSRMVVTTRNSAVSNHPNTRKIIQDLKLLNDEESIELFNRKAFPPYVVHDRNDMDSFREIGKALALKCNGLPLAIVVLGGFLSKNLRITEWRRMVASINWDAMKNEGDIKAILDLSYYDLSSNMKACFLYITSFPEDYAVPVGLLTKLWIAEGFIPNVRECSLAETALRYVEELAQRCMVLTEKRSSRCIKTVKVHDVLRDWGIGRARREGFFKDCSSSNDVETSYSNEMRAYRVVLYDSVCVKVGIAIPNLHSLLILNAARLEWNAAFFFHGLYYLRVLYVDGMRGKWQLPTDIGKMVHLRYLGLKGGTYVLPASISNLTNLHTFDARDATVEALPIALLSIWTLKHVHIYKVESWSMLKTTIQSNLKSLFILLASNMPKQWEAAIERMESNPSWCFGRHYQSVKQLEIVGSFEDKFGVPNDLHLPDLLLLPHNLRRLKFSCPNLLNDEDPMPTLGSWLPFLNVLEIGVRSYTGATITCPSGGFPNLYNLVLHDLDVEQWVLEDGAMPKLRILTLCKCTKLKALPEGLQHLKELRKLKVIAMPKLCQVLCYLLHRAGREVIIRSSEEDFQHVEIPKDDR; encoded by the exons ATGGCCGAGCATGTGGTTGCTGCTGTGTTGCAAAGGGCAGGCGCCGCTGTAATCCAAGAAGCTGCCTCTCTGCGCCAAGTTCCTGCCAAGGTGGAGACCCTCAAATCTGAGCTTCGGCGCATGCAGTGCTTCCTCAGAGACACAGATGCGAGGATGGAGAGGGGCGAAATGGCTAACCACCTGGTGTCAGAGGTCAGGGATGTAGCTTACAGCATCGAGATTATTATCGACATGGCAAACATCTTGGCGAGGGAGAACAACATAAAAAGGTCCTTCATGGGTGCCATGTCGAAGGGTGCTCATTACCCCTTCCACTGCATGCATCTGTACAACATCGTAAAAAGGATTGATAGAGTAACAGCAAGGGTTCATGCAATCTTCCAAGAATTCACAAAGTATAGTATTGCTGGTATTAGCCTGAATGAGATGAGATATAGCATGGAAGAGAACGCAAGTTTACGGGCTAAGAGACTGATACTTCCAGATTTTGAGGACGAGCTAGATGTCATTGGCTTCCATACTGAAATCAACCAAATCAAGGATGACCTGCTTGACTCGGAGAACAAGGATCTCACTGTCATCTCCCTTGTTGGTCCAGGAGGAGCAGGGAAATCAACCGTTGCCAGGAAGGTCTACAATCTTGTCGCCAAAAAACATTTCCATTCGTGTGTATGGATATGTATATCACAGCAATTTACAGTCTATGGTGCACTAAAGGATATTGTTAAAGGGACCATGGGGACTCAAAACTCCGAAGAACTAGGTAAAATGAGTGAGGCAGAAATTATAAAGAAGATCCACAATTTTCTCAAGGACAAAACATACCTGGTAGTTTTAGATGATGTCTGGAGAATGGAAGACTGGGATATGATCCAAGCCGCCTTTCCTGATGTAAAAAATGGAAGCAGAATGGTCGTGACAACCCGCAATTCAGCAGTGTCCAATCATCCcaacacaagaaaaataatccaGGATCTGAAGCTTCTCAACGACGAGGAAAGTATAGAGTTGTTCAATAGAAAAGCATTTCCTCCCTACGTTGTCCATGATAGAAATGATATGGATAGTTTCAGAGAAATAGGCAAGGCACTTGCATTAAAATGCAATGGCTTGCCTCTTGCAATTGTAGTCCTGGGAGGTTTCCTTTCAAAGAATCTCAGAATCACAGAGTGGAGAAGAATGGTTGCCAGCATAAATTGGGATGCAATGAAGAATGAAGGCGACATCAAAGCCATACTGGACCTTAGTTACTATGATCTGTCAAGTAATATGAAAGCATGCTTTTTATACATTACATCCTTCCCAGAGGACTACGCAGTCCCTGTTGGCCTTCTTACAAAGTTATGGATTGCAGAAGGTTTCATACCAAATGTGCGCGAATGCTCCCTTGCAGAAACTGCACTCAGGTATGTGGAAGAACTGGCACAACGCTGCATGGTCCTAACTGAAAAGAGGAGCTCCAGGTGCATCAAGACCGTAAAAGTGCATGATGTGTTGCGTGATTGGGGAATTGGGCGTGCTCGAAGAGAAGGGTTCTTCAAAGACTGCAGTTCCAGCAATGACGTGGAGACCTCATATTCCAATGAAATGAGAGCTTACAGAGTGGTTCTCTATGACTCTGTTTGCGTAAAAGTTGGTATTGCTATACCAAATCTGCACTCCTTGCTGATCCTCAATGCAGCTCGCTTAGAATGGAatgctgcctttttttttcatggctTATATTATTTGCGGGTGCTCTACGTCGATGGCATGAGAGGGAAATGGCAGCTTCCTACAGATATTGGCAAGATGGTACATCTGAGGTATCTTGGCTTGAAAGGTGGCACATATGTACTTCCTGCTTCCATCAGTAATCTCACAAATTTGCATACTTTTGATGCAAGAGATGCCACAGTGGAAGCACTCCCTATTGCTCTCTTGAGCATTTGGACACTGAAGCACGTCCATATCTACAAGGTCGAGTCATGGTCCATGCTGAAGACTACCATACAAAGCAACCTGAAATCTCTTTTCATATTACTGGCATCCAACATGCCAAAGCAATGGGAAGCAGCGATTGAAAGAATGGAAAGCAACCCCTCCTGGTGCTTTGGGAGGCACTACCAGAGTGTCAAACAACTGGAAATTGTTGGGTCATTCGAGGACAAGTTCGGTGTGCCCAATGACCTACATCTTCCTGATCTGCTTCTCCTTCCGCACAACTTGAGACGGCTAAAATTTAGTTGTCCTAATTTGCTGAATGATGAAGATCCCATGCCAACACTTGGGAGCTGGCTTCCATTCCTGAATGTATTAGAAATAGGGGTTAGGTCATATACAGGTGCAACCATCACCTGCCCTTCTGGTGGGTTTCCAAATCTGTACAATTTGGTACTCCACGATCTTGATGTTGAACAGTGGGTATTGGAGGATGGGGCCATGCCAAAGCTCAGAATATTAACTTTGTGCAAGTGCACCAAGCTGAAAGCACTACCAGAAGGATTGCAGCACCTGAAGGAACTTAGGAAGCTGAAAGTGATAGCGATGCCTAAGTTGTGCCAAGTATTGTGCTACTTACTCCACCGGGCAGGACGCGAGGTTATCATCAGGTCAAGTGAGGAAGACTTCCAGCATGTAGAGATCCC TAAGGATGACAGGTAA
- the LOC100846248 gene encoding probable disease resistance RPP8-like protein 2 isoform X2 has protein sequence MAEHVVAAVLQRAGAAVIQEAASLRQVPAKVETLKSELRRMQCFLRDTDARMERGEMANHLVSEVRDVAYSIEIIIDMANILARENNIKRSFMGAMSKGAHYPFHCMHLYNIVKRIDRVTARVHAIFQEFTKYSIAGISLNEMRYSMEENASLRAKRLILPDFEDELDVIGFHTEINQIKDDLLDSENKDLTVISLVGPGGAGKSTVARKVYNLVAKKHFHSCVWICISQQFTVYGALKDIVKGTMGTQNSEELGKMSEAEIIKKIHNFLKDKTYLVVLDDVWRMEDWDMIQAAFPDVKNGSRMVVTTRNSAVSNHPNTRKIIQDLKLLNDEESIELFNRKAFPPYVVHDRNDMDSFREIGKALALKCNGLPLAIVVLGGFLSKNLRITEWRRMVASINWDAMKNEGDIKAILDLSYYDLSSNMKACFLYITSFPEDYAVPVGLLTKLWIAEGFIPNVRECSLAETALRYVEELAQRCMVLTEKRSSRCIKTVKVHDVLRDWGIGRARREGFFKDCSSSNDVETSYSNEMRAYRVVLYDSVCVKVGIAIPNLHSLLILNAARLEWNAAFFFHGLYYLRVLYVDGMRGKWQLPTDIGKMVHLRYLGLKGGTYVLPASISNLTNLHTFDARDATVEALPIALLSIWTLKHVHIYKVESWSMLKTTIQSNLKSLFILLASNMPKQWEAAIERMESNPSWCFGRHYQSVKQLEIVGSFEDKFGVPNDLHLPDLLLLPHNLRRLKFSCPNLLNDEDPMPTLGSWLPFLNVLEIGVRSYTGATITCPSGGFPNLYNLVLHDLDVEQWVLEDGAMPKLRILTLCKCTKLKALPEGLQHLKELRKLKVIAMPKLCQVLCYLLHRAGREVIIRSSEEDFQHVEIP, from the coding sequence ATGGCCGAGCATGTGGTTGCTGCTGTGTTGCAAAGGGCAGGCGCCGCTGTAATCCAAGAAGCTGCCTCTCTGCGCCAAGTTCCTGCCAAGGTGGAGACCCTCAAATCTGAGCTTCGGCGCATGCAGTGCTTCCTCAGAGACACAGATGCGAGGATGGAGAGGGGCGAAATGGCTAACCACCTGGTGTCAGAGGTCAGGGATGTAGCTTACAGCATCGAGATTATTATCGACATGGCAAACATCTTGGCGAGGGAGAACAACATAAAAAGGTCCTTCATGGGTGCCATGTCGAAGGGTGCTCATTACCCCTTCCACTGCATGCATCTGTACAACATCGTAAAAAGGATTGATAGAGTAACAGCAAGGGTTCATGCAATCTTCCAAGAATTCACAAAGTATAGTATTGCTGGTATTAGCCTGAATGAGATGAGATATAGCATGGAAGAGAACGCAAGTTTACGGGCTAAGAGACTGATACTTCCAGATTTTGAGGACGAGCTAGATGTCATTGGCTTCCATACTGAAATCAACCAAATCAAGGATGACCTGCTTGACTCGGAGAACAAGGATCTCACTGTCATCTCCCTTGTTGGTCCAGGAGGAGCAGGGAAATCAACCGTTGCCAGGAAGGTCTACAATCTTGTCGCCAAAAAACATTTCCATTCGTGTGTATGGATATGTATATCACAGCAATTTACAGTCTATGGTGCACTAAAGGATATTGTTAAAGGGACCATGGGGACTCAAAACTCCGAAGAACTAGGTAAAATGAGTGAGGCAGAAATTATAAAGAAGATCCACAATTTTCTCAAGGACAAAACATACCTGGTAGTTTTAGATGATGTCTGGAGAATGGAAGACTGGGATATGATCCAAGCCGCCTTTCCTGATGTAAAAAATGGAAGCAGAATGGTCGTGACAACCCGCAATTCAGCAGTGTCCAATCATCCcaacacaagaaaaataatccaGGATCTGAAGCTTCTCAACGACGAGGAAAGTATAGAGTTGTTCAATAGAAAAGCATTTCCTCCCTACGTTGTCCATGATAGAAATGATATGGATAGTTTCAGAGAAATAGGCAAGGCACTTGCATTAAAATGCAATGGCTTGCCTCTTGCAATTGTAGTCCTGGGAGGTTTCCTTTCAAAGAATCTCAGAATCACAGAGTGGAGAAGAATGGTTGCCAGCATAAATTGGGATGCAATGAAGAATGAAGGCGACATCAAAGCCATACTGGACCTTAGTTACTATGATCTGTCAAGTAATATGAAAGCATGCTTTTTATACATTACATCCTTCCCAGAGGACTACGCAGTCCCTGTTGGCCTTCTTACAAAGTTATGGATTGCAGAAGGTTTCATACCAAATGTGCGCGAATGCTCCCTTGCAGAAACTGCACTCAGGTATGTGGAAGAACTGGCACAACGCTGCATGGTCCTAACTGAAAAGAGGAGCTCCAGGTGCATCAAGACCGTAAAAGTGCATGATGTGTTGCGTGATTGGGGAATTGGGCGTGCTCGAAGAGAAGGGTTCTTCAAAGACTGCAGTTCCAGCAATGACGTGGAGACCTCATATTCCAATGAAATGAGAGCTTACAGAGTGGTTCTCTATGACTCTGTTTGCGTAAAAGTTGGTATTGCTATACCAAATCTGCACTCCTTGCTGATCCTCAATGCAGCTCGCTTAGAATGGAatgctgcctttttttttcatggctTATATTATTTGCGGGTGCTCTACGTCGATGGCATGAGAGGGAAATGGCAGCTTCCTACAGATATTGGCAAGATGGTACATCTGAGGTATCTTGGCTTGAAAGGTGGCACATATGTACTTCCTGCTTCCATCAGTAATCTCACAAATTTGCATACTTTTGATGCAAGAGATGCCACAGTGGAAGCACTCCCTATTGCTCTCTTGAGCATTTGGACACTGAAGCACGTCCATATCTACAAGGTCGAGTCATGGTCCATGCTGAAGACTACCATACAAAGCAACCTGAAATCTCTTTTCATATTACTGGCATCCAACATGCCAAAGCAATGGGAAGCAGCGATTGAAAGAATGGAAAGCAACCCCTCCTGGTGCTTTGGGAGGCACTACCAGAGTGTCAAACAACTGGAAATTGTTGGGTCATTCGAGGACAAGTTCGGTGTGCCCAATGACCTACATCTTCCTGATCTGCTTCTCCTTCCGCACAACTTGAGACGGCTAAAATTTAGTTGTCCTAATTTGCTGAATGATGAAGATCCCATGCCAACACTTGGGAGCTGGCTTCCATTCCTGAATGTATTAGAAATAGGGGTTAGGTCATATACAGGTGCAACCATCACCTGCCCTTCTGGTGGGTTTCCAAATCTGTACAATTTGGTACTCCACGATCTTGATGTTGAACAGTGGGTATTGGAGGATGGGGCCATGCCAAAGCTCAGAATATTAACTTTGTGCAAGTGCACCAAGCTGAAAGCACTACCAGAAGGATTGCAGCACCTGAAGGAACTTAGGAAGCTGAAAGTGATAGCGATGCCTAAGTTGTGCCAAGTATTGTGCTACTTACTCCACCGGGCAGGACGCGAGGTTATCATCAGGTCAAGTGAGGAAGACTTCCAGCATGTAGAGATCCCGTAA